The genomic interval GTGCACGAAGGCGCCGGGGCCGGAGATCGAGCGGTCGACATGGCTCTCGGCCGCCAGATGGGCGATCACATCCGGGCGGAACTCGGCCAGCACCGCCGCCACGTCACCCCCGTCGCAGATGTCGCCGCGCACGAAGCGGTAGCGCGGATCCTCCGCCACCGGCGCCACCGAGGACAAGAGCCCGGCATAGGTGAGCTTGTCGAAGTTGAGGACCTCGTGGTCCGTGTCGGCGATCAGGGTGCGGATCAGAGCCGATCCGATGAACCCCGCGCCGCCGGTCACCATTACGCGCATCCGTCTGTCTCCGCTTCGGTCGCCAAACTCTGTCAAACTCGTGGGAATCTGCCCGGAGCAAAGCCGGTGCCACTCGCCTTGCCCCAACTTGGGACAACGATCTCGGGCCCTTCCCCTCAGAGCGGCTCCAGGGGAGCCCCATCATAGTCGAAGGGGCTTTCGAACTGGGCGAGCGTCGGCAGCTGCGCGTCCTTGGCCGACAGGGTCGGCCCGCCCGGCGGCAGCGGCCAGGCGATGCCGATCGCCGCATCGCTCCACAGCACGCCGCCGTCGCAGTCCGGCGCATAGACGTCCGAGACCTTGTAGGCCACCTCCACGTCCGGCTCGAGCGTGACGAAGGCATGGCCGAAGCCGACCGGCACGTAGAGCTGGTCGCCATTCTCCGCGCTCAGCTCCGCCGCTACATGCCGCCCATAGGTCGGCGAGCCCCGCCTGAGGTCCACCGCATAGTCCAGGATCCGCCCCCGCACGCAGCGCACCAGCTTGGCCTGCGCATGCGGCGGGCGCTGGAAATGGATGCCCCGGATCGTTCCGGCGAACTTGGAGAAGGACTGGTTGTCCTGCACGAAGCGATCCGTGATCCCGAGCCCGGTCAGCTTGGCCTCGCTGTAGGTCTCCGAGAACCAACCCCGGTCGTCCCCGAAACGCTTCGTCCTGATCAGCTTCACCGGTGTCGTCATCGCCGTCCCCTTCGCGCCGGAAGGCCCGCCGGGCAGGGGCGGGCGAGGGGGAGCATCTAACCACAGCCTGGGATGGCGGGCGAGGACGGCTCAGGTGATGAGATAGCCGCCGTCGATGACCAGCACGGCGCCGGTGACGAAGCTCGCCAGCGGCGAGGACAGGAAGAGGGCCCCGCCGGCGAGCTCGGCTGGCTCGCCCCAGCGCTTCATCGCGGTTCGGCCGGTGATCGCAGCATCGCGCGCCGGGTCCTCGCGCAGCGCCTTGGTCAGGGGCGTGGCGATCCAGCCCGGCGCGATGGCGTTCACCCGGATGCGCTCGCCGGCATAGGCGATGGCCAGCGACTTGGTGAGCTGGGCGATACCGCCCTTGGAGGCGGAGTAGGCGGGGACCAGGCCGCCGCCGAAGAAGGCGAGCATGGAGGCGGTGTTGACGATGGTGCCGCCGCGCTCGGCCAGGCGCGGGCGCGCCGCGGCGCAGACCCGCATCGAGCCGTTGAGGTTGATGTCGACCACCTCGGCGAAGATGTCGGGCTCCAGCTCTTCGCCGCGGCGGATGACGCCGGCGCAGTTGACGACATGGTCGAGGCGCGGCAGGCCGGCGACGAGCGCGGCCACGGCGGCGCCGTCGCGCACGTCGAGCCGGGCGAACGCCGCTCCCGCCAGTCCCGGCACGGCGCGCGCGGCCGCGATCTCCGCCTCGCCGACGCCGGTCGCCAGCACCGCGGCGCCGAGCGAGAGGAAGGCCTCGGCGATGGCGGCGCCGATGCCCGACGTGCCGCCCGTCACCAGCACCTGCCGGCCCTCGAACAGGCCGGGCCTGAGACAGTCGGCGGCACGCGGGATGGCGTCAGCGGATGAACTGGTCGACATAGTCCGCTCCCAGCCCGACCTTGGCATAGTGGTCGCGGCACATGTCGATCTTGGTGAACACGTCCTCGAAGCCGAGCGGCTCGCCATAGGCGTCGACGTAGACCATGATGCCGTTGACCTGAAAATAGGTGATCATCTCCTCGACGTCGTCGGGAACGACCAGCGTGTGGGTCTCGCCCGGCGGCTCGAAGACATAGCCGCCTTCCTCGGCCACCCAGTCGTGCTCGAGATAGTACCAGCGACCCTTGAGCACGAAGCCGTGCACCGCCTGCGGGTGGCGGTGGCGGCTGAGCACGCCGGAGCGGCGCACCCTGAGCAGGTTCATCCAGTAGCCCTGCGAGCGGTTGAGGCAGAGCGGCCGGAACCACACGTTCTCGCCCTGCGGCACCCAGATGCGCTCGTCGCTCGGGATCGCCCGGGGAATGACGATGTCGGGCAGCGTCTCCTTCGGCATCGGGTGCTGGTAGGGCAGGCGCGGATCGGGATCGACCTTCATGGGCGGCATGACGACATCCTCAGCGTGCAGGTCCGGGCGCGGTGTCACCGCCGCGCGGGGCGCCGGCCCCAGGGCTGTGTACCAAATCTGATATGGTAGTCCAGCCAACTGGGCCGGATGCCACTTGCATATTGGCAGGTCCGATCTATCTTACTTCAGTCTTACCTGGGGGCCAGGCCATGGCCGGCGCGGAAAAGCTCGTCACGACCGTCTCGACCAAGGGACAGGTCATCCTGCCCAAGGCCATCCGCCGGCGGCGGGAATGGGAGGCGGGGACACGGCTCCTGGTCGAGGAGATGCCGGAGGGCGTGCTGTTGAGGCGGGCGCCGGCCTTCGACGCGACGCGACCGGAGGACGTCTTCGCGTCGTTGCCATGGACAGGCGAGCCGAAGACCATCGAGGAGATGGAGGCCGGCGTGCTGGCCGAAGCCAGGCGTCGCCATGCTCGCGATTGATACCAACGTCATCGTCCGGTATCTCACCGGTGATCATCCGGACCAGTCCCGCCGCGCCCGTGCCCTGATCGACGGACAGCCTGTCTTCGCCGCCGTCACGGTCATTCTGGAGACCGAATGGGTGCTGCGCAGCGTCTATGGCCATCGTTCGGCGGATATCGCCCGCACCCTGAAGGCCTT from Labrys wisconsinensis carries:
- the rfbC gene encoding dTDP-4-dehydrorhamnose 3,5-epimerase, whose translation is MTTPVKLIRTKRFGDDRGWFSETYSEAKLTGLGITDRFVQDNQSFSKFAGTIRGIHFQRPPHAQAKLVRCVRGRILDYAVDLRRGSPTYGRHVAAELSAENGDQLYVPVGFGHAFVTLEPDVEVAYKVSDVYAPDCDGGVLWSDAAIGIAWPLPPGGPTLSAKDAQLPTLAQFESPFDYDGAPLEPL
- a CDS encoding type II toxin-antitoxin system VapC family toxin — its product is MLAIDTNVIVRYLTGDHPDQSRRARALIDGQPVFAAVTVILETEWVLRSVYGHRSADIARTLKAFAGLPTVTVASETIVAVALDLAERGMDFADALHLGQAQHCEGFATFDARLVKAAATAGHETVRLA
- a CDS encoding GDP-mannose 4,6-dehydratase, whose protein sequence is MRVMVTGGAGFIGSALIRTLIADTDHEVLNFDKLTYAGLLSSVAPVAEDPRYRFVRGDICDGGDVAAVLAEFRPDVIAHLAAESHVDRSISGPGAFVH
- a CDS encoding AbrB/MazE/SpoVT family DNA-binding domain-containing protein, with product MAGAEKLVTTVSTKGQVILPKAIRRRREWEAGTRLLVEEMPEGVLLRRAPAFDATRPEDVFASLPWTGEPKTIEEMEAGVLAEARRRHARD
- a CDS encoding 2,4'-dihydroxyacetophenone dioxygenase family protein, which translates into the protein MPPMKVDPDPRLPYQHPMPKETLPDIVIPRAIPSDERIWVPQGENVWFRPLCLNRSQGYWMNLLRVRRSGVLSRHRHPQAVHGFVLKGRWYYLEHDWVAEEGGYVFEPPGETHTLVVPDDVEEMITYFQVNGIMVYVDAYGEPLGFEDVFTKIDMCRDHYAKVGLGADYVDQFIR
- a CDS encoding SDR family NAD(P)-dependent oxidoreductase, translating into MSTSSSADAIPRAADCLRPGLFEGRQVLVTGGTSGIGAAIAEAFLSLGAAVLATGVGEAEIAAARAVPGLAGAAFARLDVRDGAAVAALVAGLPRLDHVVNCAGVIRRGEELEPDIFAEVVDINLNGSMRVCAAARPRLAERGGTIVNTASMLAFFGGGLVPAYSASKGGIAQLTKSLAIAYAGERIRVNAIAPGWIATPLTKALREDPARDAAITGRTAMKRWGEPAELAGGALFLSSPLASFVTGAVLVIDGGYLIT